From the genome of Triticum aestivum cultivar Chinese Spring chromosome 3B, IWGSC CS RefSeq v2.1, whole genome shotgun sequence, one region includes:
- the LOC123067484 gene encoding uncharacterized protein, translating into METEAAEGEAGADEPAGEEAAKAAAAEIAPLPTRPPPHQHRGSEPLSPASHSTPPSPLPDLATTRPRAPEKRSETSARGKTAKGKRPPQLAYRRLVGGGVRHASAYQVMDAGGGGLGGFQWTAEEASTIGGIATVSLLHSFIPTHWLPFSIVGRAQRWPLSRTLLVTAFGAVLHVVSTALLGITAVTMANTIAGEETVHKLASLLLIFLGAGYILLFALGKGGHSHAHNHPMEKMAVAGLVLVPALSPCATTLPVFLAVGNSSSMMILAIIVLLFSTITVMTSLVALSFYGASQIKFHWVERYDKVLVGSVLCLVGVLTYVFHHHDGDEHSLHAHVHRKLVGP; encoded by the exons ATTGCCCCCCTCCCTACCCGACCCCCACCGCACCAACACCGCGGCAGCGAGCCCCTTTCGCCCGCTTCCCACTCCACGCCCCCTTCCCCCCTCCCAGATCTCGCCACCACACGGCCGCGCGCACCGGAGAAACGTAGCGAGACGTCTGCGAGAGGTAAAACAGCAAAAGGGAAGAGGCCACCGCAGCTCGCGTACCGGCGGTTGGTGGGTGGCGGCGTCCGTCACGCGTCGGCGTATCAGGTGATGGAcgctggcggcggcggcttaggcggCTTCCAGTGGACCGCGGAGGAGGCTTCGACGATCGGGGGCATCGCGACGGTGTCGCTGCTGCACTCCTTCATCCCCACGCACTGGCTCCCCTTCTCCATCGTCGGGCGCGCCCAGCGCTGGCCGCTCTCCCGCACCCTCCTCGTCA CTGCATTTGGAGCAGTCCTTCATGTTGTATCGACCGCTCTTCTCGGGATAACTGCAGTTACTATGGCAAATACTATAGCAGGCGAGGAAACAGTGCATAAACTTGCCTCGCTGTTGCTAATATTTCTTGGAGCAGGTTACATTCTGTTGTTTGCTTTAGGAAAAGGTGGTCATAGCCATGCTCATAATCATCCAATGGAGAAGATGGCAGTCGCTGGTCTTGTACTTGTACCAGCATTATCACCCTGTGCAACTACTCTTCCAGTGTTTCTTGCTGTTGGCAACTCATCCTCGATGATGATTCTTGCGATCATTGTGCTTCTCTTcag TACCATCACGGTGATGACGTCCCTGGTGGCTCTCTCATTTTATGGTGCTAGCCAGATCAAGTTTCACTGGGTGGAACGCTATGACAAGGTCCTAGTTGGCTCAGTGCTGTGCCTTGTTGGGGTTCTGACATATGTGTTCCATCACCATGATGGTGACGAGCATTCTCTCCATGCACACGTGCACAGGAAACTTGTGGGTCCTTAG